A window of Ignicoccus hospitalis KIN4/I contains these coding sequences:
- a CDS encoding class I SAM-dependent rRNA methyltransferase — translation MKVEVTSEAIRKAKLVGPVIYQKHVKGKAEVGELVEVEGEGGKLCALWDETGPVRLRVLFWHECPGSVEDAIREALIRAYRTREANGSASWEAYRLVNSDGDSFPGLIVDVYKDLAVLQSSSLAIDKHIMTIAKIVKDVTGAEAVAEKSSQRVRAKVGLPPREGLLIGNKKETVVDEEGVKFKVSIEGQKTGLYLDQRENRVYAERFSSGSKFLDAFSYTGGFGLHALKAGAREVTFVDEDPWALRVLRENLRLNNFDEGKVRVVREDIWSYLRARLKRRETTEVASYDPPAFIPTKEKLEEGMRDYMRLYVYALKLADPSSVVMLSSCSQPFTRDMFLWTIAKASYFSNRESRVFAVRGASRDHVFPPGSTYMEYLKFAALSVF, via the coding sequence ATGAAGGTGGAAGTGACGTCTGAGGCAATAAGGAAGGCTAAGCTAGTCGGGCCGGTAATATATCAAAAGCACGTTAAGGGGAAGGCCGAAGTAGGCGAGCTCGTTGAGGTCGAAGGCGAAGGGGGGAAGCTCTGCGCCCTCTGGGACGAGACCGGCCCCGTGAGGCTCAGAGTGCTGTTCTGGCACGAGTGCCCGGGATCGGTGGAGGACGCCATTCGAGAGGCCTTAATTAGGGCTTATAGGACTAGGGAGGCGAACGGCTCGGCCTCTTGGGAGGCCTACAGGCTAGTCAACAGCGACGGCGACTCCTTCCCCGGCCTAATAGTTGACGTCTACAAGGATTTGGCCGTCCTCCAGTCCTCCTCCCTAGCTATAGACAAGCACATAATGACCATAGCGAAGATAGTGAAGGACGTGACCGGGGCGGAGGCGGTGGCCGAGAAGAGCTCCCAGAGGGTCAGGGCCAAGGTGGGCTTGCCCCCTAGGGAGGGCCTCTTGATAGGCAACAAGAAGGAGACCGTGGTGGACGAGGAGGGGGTGAAGTTCAAGGTGAGCATAGAGGGGCAGAAGACCGGGCTCTACTTGGACCAGAGGGAGAACCGGGTTTACGCGGAGAGGTTCTCTTCCGGCTCTAAGTTCTTGGACGCCTTCTCCTACACCGGCGGCTTCGGCCTCCACGCCTTGAAGGCCGGCGCGAGGGAAGTAACCTTCGTGGACGAGGACCCTTGGGCTTTGAGGGTTCTGAGGGAGAACTTGAGGCTGAACAACTTCGACGAGGGGAAGGTGAGAGTAGTTAGGGAGGACATCTGGAGTTATCTGAGAGCTCGACTCAAGAGGAGGGAAACCACAGAGGTCGCGAGCTACGACCCACCGGCGTTCATCCCCACCAAGGAAAAGTTGGAGGAGGGGATGAGAGACTACATGAGGCTCTACGTTTACGCTTTGAAGCTCGCGGACCCCTCGAGTGTGGTGATGTTGTCGTCTTGTTCTCAACCGTTTACGAGGGACATGTTCTTGTGGACGATAGCTAAGGCCTCTTACTTCAGTAATAGGGAGTCTAGAGTCTTCGCGGTTAGGGGTGCTTCAAGGGACCACGTATTTCCTCCCGGCTCCACTTACATGGAATACCTCAAGTTCGCCGCCCTCTCAGTATTTTGA
- a CDS encoding CDP-alcohol phosphatidyltransferase family protein — protein sequence MEKLRGRTEGLLKLAARPLSKLSPNVITLLSIPFAATFTYLVWKGMVLEALPFLLLSTLFDALDGAVARLTGKTSKAGAFLDSAVDRLNDTIIFYSLPALGVPWTVTYLWITGSIIISSVRAAAESEGVALAGKGIMERGDRLLALFSLILVYLIEQHFTTMENFRYVPAVAAGITALIWLTIAQRLYYSNSLRSFWVGFNLSAITIVLFFYGWWDPVGTLGVSGGLALVYLILKVTALGEKFPLSKADSVIDSAALLSFIVGKGLASWLLWFVRCCYYFKILRGRRT from the coding sequence ATGGAAAAACTGAGGGGTCGCACAGAAGGACTGCTCAAGCTCGCGGCTAGGCCCTTATCCAAACTCTCGCCAAACGTAATAACTTTGCTCAGCATACCCTTCGCAGCCACCTTCACTTACCTCGTCTGGAAAGGAATGGTCCTCGAAGCCCTCCCTTTCCTCTTGTTGTCAACGTTGTTCGACGCTTTAGACGGGGCAGTAGCCAGGCTGACGGGAAAGACTTCCAAAGCCGGGGCGTTCTTGGACTCGGCCGTAGACCGCCTAAACGACACCATAATCTTCTACTCGCTCCCCGCGCTCGGCGTCCCGTGGACTGTTACATACCTATGGATTACGGGCTCCATAATAATCTCGAGCGTAAGGGCCGCCGCCGAGAGCGAAGGCGTAGCGCTGGCGGGAAAGGGCATTATGGAAAGGGGCGACCGCTTACTCGCGCTCTTTTCTTTAATCTTAGTCTACTTGATAGAGCAACACTTTACCACTATGGAGAACTTTAGGTACGTACCCGCCGTAGCCGCGGGCATCACCGCGCTCATCTGGTTAACAATAGCGCAGAGGCTGTACTATAGCAACTCGTTGAGGTCATTCTGGGTCGGCTTTAACTTATCTGCAATAACGATTGTGCTGTTCTTCTACGGTTGGTGGGACCCCGTAGGGACCTTGGGCGTGAGCGGCGGACTGGCGCTCGTATACTTGATATTGAAAGTGACTGCCTTAGGCGAGAAGTTTCCGCTATCGAAGGCAGACTCTGTCATTGATTCCGCAGCTCTACTCTCGTTCATAGTAGGGAAGGGACTGGCGAGCTGGCTCTTGTGGTTCGTGAGGTGTTGTTACTATTTCAAAATACTGAGAGGGCGGCGAACTTGA
- a CDS encoding helicase C-terminal domain-containing protein: MLRPWQQYFVNRSLEELKEGKKVIAINSPTGSGKTLTALKIIESAIELGIAKKSLFAVRTVTQLLPPLRDVERFGLRLKAVPLIGKEKACPAGYAGVNLCPQCSWRDRVGEPPASWTEVFSWIESTIRSFKCPYVTLKELSKDADLVVLSYQYLSPDILPKLGTDLKEALIVVDEAHNLLKFVRERKFKLDRAIGLLSSYPKLFKSLNSTEGVKEVVEVMKTFSTTILSLINVLRRLKGFSVVERPLRVTNFFEVSTSEIKIIVEALERALPKLVLEAHPAADLAVQIRDVLEAFTLLESGHGAAYLEGDSLVIRELKPWISKYVNESKGLILLSGTLHSKQFLETVLSAEVVYLDLFDNEYLRNSYFNLFNPNNVMYLFITDYSSKYKLRNDPVMMERRKRIELACYRMVARSGGTCLMVYPSYSALSLAKPHLSELSERGEVNVIVSERGLGHKVLEAAKRGASLVAAVAGDQLTEGVELVDEGGSSIIRAVAVLGAPFPSPSPYLEDFSKAVSKGDWKKTLEKLYEEEMLVKVKQAVGRLVRSPSDSGVVILADTRFLNYKEVLAKWYPKRFLSSSELLEMVS; the protein is encoded by the coding sequence ATGCTAAGGCCTTGGCAACAGTACTTCGTGAACCGTTCACTCGAAGAGCTGAAAGAGGGCAAGAAGGTCATTGCAATCAACTCCCCCACTGGAAGCGGTAAGACCCTAACTGCCCTCAAGATAATCGAAAGTGCTATAGAGCTCGGGATAGCTAAGAAGTCCTTGTTCGCAGTGAGGACAGTAACCCAGCTCCTCCCCCCGCTCAGGGACGTAGAGAGGTTCGGGTTACGTCTGAAGGCCGTCCCGCTGATAGGGAAGGAGAAGGCTTGTCCAGCCGGCTACGCCGGGGTGAACTTGTGCCCTCAGTGCTCTTGGAGGGACAGGGTAGGTGAGCCGCCCGCTTCGTGGACGGAGGTTTTCTCATGGATTGAGAGTACTATAAGGTCCTTCAAATGTCCCTACGTAACATTGAAGGAGCTCTCCAAGGACGCAGACTTAGTGGTGTTAAGTTACCAGTACCTCTCCCCGGACATCTTGCCTAAACTAGGAACGGACCTCAAGGAGGCCCTAATAGTCGTCGACGAGGCGCATAACTTGCTGAAGTTTGTAAGGGAGAGGAAGTTCAAGCTTGATAGAGCGATAGGCTTGCTGTCCTCCTACCCCAAACTCTTCAAGTCGCTAAACAGTACTGAGGGAGTGAAGGAGGTTGTCGAGGTTATGAAGACTTTTTCCACAACTATACTCTCGTTGATCAACGTGCTCAGGAGGTTGAAAGGTTTCAGTGTGGTGGAAAGGCCGCTGAGAGTAACTAACTTCTTCGAGGTGTCGACCTCAGAAATAAAGATAATAGTGGAAGCGCTAGAGAGGGCATTACCCAAATTAGTCTTAGAAGCCCACCCAGCCGCGGACTTGGCCGTACAGATTAGGGACGTCTTGGAAGCCTTCACGCTCTTAGAGAGCGGGCACGGGGCGGCTTACCTGGAGGGAGATTCCCTCGTTATCAGGGAACTTAAGCCTTGGATCTCCAAGTACGTCAATGAGAGCAAGGGGTTAATACTCCTCTCGGGAACCCTACACTCCAAACAGTTCCTCGAAACCGTTCTGTCGGCTGAAGTGGTTTACTTAGACTTGTTCGATAATGAGTATTTGAGGAATTCTTACTTTAACTTGTTTAACCCAAACAACGTAATGTATTTGTTTATTACCGACTACAGCAGCAAGTACAAGCTTAGGAACGACCCCGTAATGATGGAGAGGCGTAAGAGGATTGAACTAGCGTGCTACCGGATGGTCGCGAGGAGCGGAGGGACTTGCTTGATGGTTTACCCCTCTTACAGCGCGCTCTCCTTAGCTAAACCCCACTTGTCAGAGCTCTCCGAGAGGGGCGAAGTCAACGTGATAGTGAGCGAGAGGGGGTTGGGCCATAAGGTCTTAGAAGCGGCCAAGAGGGGCGCGTCACTCGTAGCCGCGGTCGCCGGGGATCAGTTGACTGAAGGAGTGGAATTAGTTGACGAAGGGGGCTCTAGCATAATAAGGGCGGTCGCCGTATTGGGTGCTCCCTTCCCGTCGCCCAGCCCTTACCTTGAGGACTTCTCAAAGGCGGTCTCAAAGGGAGACTGGAAGAAGACGTTGGAAAAGCTCTACGAGGAGGAAATGTTAGTCAAAGTAAAACAAGCCGTCGGGAGGTTGGTGAGGAGTCCCTCCGACAGCGGGGTCGTAATACTTGCAGACACGAGGTTCTTGAACTATAAGGAAGTCCTAGCTAAGTGGTACCCCAAGCGCTTCTTGAGCTCAAGCGAGTTATTAGAAATGGTCTCTTGA
- a CDS encoding DUF432 domain-containing protein, protein MFRYFGILSPGSSIKEGEWTVELRCSKEGNCIYRRQSSETGESVEEILGGVDELRLYPDIYGGENVYYLYLDLERELLLAPDSETMITVGVPIAIRVVMIKRFMFRDVSTGKEWVEERKYEVDRIPLSKVTYALYGSPERGILARYYKAKVGSWLILKEAPMEVYIFNNTQRVEKVKRIVFPTLLPKLFFVPGSGKVDVSPIAVEIERGVATIRRLRDTPRKQGYVEVPDTGKVPRWVAIFGL, encoded by the coding sequence GTGTTTCGCTACTTCGGTATCTTGTCGCCCGGGAGTTCAATAAAGGAGGGCGAGTGGACCGTTGAGTTGCGTTGTAGTAAGGAGGGCAACTGTATCTATAGAAGACAGTCCTCGGAGACGGGCGAGAGCGTAGAAGAGATACTCGGAGGGGTGGACGAGCTTCGGCTCTACCCGGACATCTACGGCGGTGAGAACGTCTACTACTTGTACTTGGATCTCGAAAGAGAACTGCTGTTAGCTCCGGACTCCGAGACCATGATTACTGTGGGCGTACCGATAGCTATCAGAGTTGTAATGATTAAGAGATTCATGTTTAGGGATGTTAGCACGGGCAAGGAGTGGGTAGAGGAGCGCAAATATGAGGTAGACAGGATACCGCTCTCCAAGGTCACCTACGCCCTCTATGGAAGTCCGGAGAGGGGGATACTCGCCCGCTATTATAAGGCCAAAGTGGGTTCGTGGCTTATATTGAAAGAAGCCCCAATGGAAGTTTATATATTCAACAATACGCAAAGGGTCGAAAAGGTGAAGAGAATAGTCTTTCCGACTCTGTTACCCAAGTTGTTCTTCGTACCCGGCAGCGGCAAAGTGGACGTCTCCCCGATAGCTGTTGAGATAGAGAGGGGCGTGGCTACGATCAGAAGGCTGAGGGACACACCCAGAAAGCAAGGTTACGTGGAAGTCCCGGACACGGGGAAGGTTCCTAGGTGGGTGGCTATTTTTGGTCTTTGA